The following are encoded together in the Sinorhizobium terangae genome:
- a CDS encoding helix-turn-helix domain-containing protein → MNKKDPNPIDTFVGSRVRMRRLMVGLSQEKLADGLGITFQQVQKYEKGTNRIGASRLQAIADILGVHPSFFFQREDDKPSGRDSAGDMHESNEISSFVASKEGIALNRAFLKIADPVLRKKIISLVAAMAQAPDMESTSAISGARRTEPLHG, encoded by the coding sequence ATGAATAAAAAGGATCCCAACCCGATAGATACCTTTGTCGGTTCTCGTGTCCGAATGCGCAGACTGATGGTCGGGCTGAGCCAGGAGAAGCTGGCCGACGGCTTGGGCATCACGTTCCAGCAGGTACAGAAATACGAAAAGGGCACAAACCGCATCGGCGCGAGCCGCCTGCAGGCGATCGCCGATATCCTGGGTGTCCACCCGAGCTTCTTCTTCCAACGCGAAGACGACAAGCCGTCGGGACGGGACAGCGCCGGGGACATGCATGAATCGAACGAGATTTCTTCCTTCGTGGCCTCGAAGGAAGGGATCGCGCTCAACAGGGCTTTCCTGAAGATCGCCGATCCGGTGTTGCGCAAGAAGATCATCTCGCTCGTTGCCGCCATGGCCCAGGCACCGGATATGGAGTCGACGAGCGCGATCTCCGGGGCGCGTCGCACCGAGCCTCTGCACGGCTAG
- a CDS encoding LysE family translocator → MSVLLFGKGLLLGLAIAAPVGPIGALCISRTLTRGFWAGVAGGLGTALADATYAMLAAVGFAAFAAALSVIATPLGIVGGLFMIWLGWRGLAPKPVAAAAEIDARDLFHTTTATFFLTIANPTTILSFAAIFAGLGLSTVGEGAKGAIVVSGVFLGSLAWWFFLSGGVALAKTRLPDGFATWASRLSGLLLIGFGATAIASTAIRFV, encoded by the coding sequence ATGTCCGTATTGCTCTTCGGCAAAGGCCTCCTGCTCGGCCTAGCCATTGCCGCGCCGGTCGGGCCGATCGGCGCGCTTTGCATCAGCCGCACGCTGACGCGCGGCTTTTGGGCCGGCGTCGCCGGCGGCCTCGGAACCGCGCTCGCAGACGCCACCTACGCGATGCTTGCTGCGGTCGGGTTTGCGGCATTCGCTGCCGCGCTTTCCGTGATCGCAACGCCACTCGGCATTGTGGGAGGCCTGTTCATGATCTGGCTCGGCTGGCGCGGATTGGCGCCGAAACCCGTTGCCGCGGCCGCCGAGATCGACGCGCGCGATCTCTTTCACACGACGACCGCGACCTTCTTCCTGACGATCGCCAACCCGACGACCATCCTCTCCTTCGCCGCCATCTTTGCGGGGCTCGGGCTTTCGACGGTCGGCGAAGGAGCAAAAGGCGCAATTGTTGTCTCGGGCGTCTTTCTCGGTTCGCTCGCCTGGTGGTTTTTCCTGAGCGGCGGCGTCGCGCTTGCCAAGACGCGGCTCCCGGACGGTTTCGCCACCTGGGCGTCGCGCCTTTCCGGGCTTCTGCTTATCGGATTCGGCGCAACCGCGATCGCTTCGACGGCAATCCGGTTTGTCTGA
- a CDS encoding Lrp/AsnC family transcriptional regulator → MDETDRKIIGILADDARTSLTDIGAAIDLSPSAVNERIRRLVASGTIRRFTLDVDHRALGLEVLAFVWIALSADADEAEFRAFMAAHPVVAECHHVTGSWSYCVKIRMPTLGDIEPFLSELKARRYLARSETVIALSTVADNLFTGPEVR, encoded by the coding sequence ATGGACGAGACGGACAGAAAAATCATTGGAATTCTTGCGGACGACGCTCGCACGTCGCTGACCGATATAGGTGCGGCGATCGACCTCTCGCCGTCCGCGGTCAACGAACGCATCCGCCGTCTGGTCGCAAGTGGCACGATCCGCCGCTTTACGCTCGACGTGGATCATCGCGCCCTTGGCCTCGAAGTTCTGGCCTTCGTCTGGATCGCCCTTTCGGCCGATGCCGATGAAGCCGAATTCCGTGCCTTCATGGCGGCGCACCCGGTCGTCGCCGAATGCCATCACGTGACCGGCTCGTGGTCCTATTGCGTCAAGATCCGCATGCCGACGCTCGGCGACATTGAGCCGTTTCTCTCGGAGCTGAAGGCACGGCGATATCTCGCCCGCAGCGAAACCGTCATCGCGCTTTCGACCGTTGCCGATAACCTCTTCACAGGACCGGAGGTCCGCTAG
- a CDS encoding gluconokinase: MIEKRQKDTVSEHRFPGSIIVMGVSGSGKSSVGERIAKAYGYPFIEGDALHPPENIKKMSEGIPLTDDDRWPWLAAIGRKLAENAGPAVVACSALKVSYRQKLRECAPEGLAFVHLHGSEAVLAERMQHRTGHFMPASLLKTQLATLEDPTGEAKTVTVDIDQSLDAIVDEALGALGRM; the protein is encoded by the coding sequence ATGATCGAGAAGAGACAGAAAGACACGGTGTCGGAGCACCGATTTCCAGGCTCGATCATCGTGATGGGTGTGTCGGGAAGCGGAAAATCATCTGTGGGCGAACGGATTGCGAAGGCCTATGGCTATCCCTTCATCGAAGGGGACGCTCTGCATCCGCCCGAGAACATCAAGAAAATGTCCGAGGGCATTCCGCTGACCGACGATGACCGCTGGCCATGGCTTGCGGCGATCGGCCGTAAGCTCGCGGAAAATGCGGGGCCGGCCGTCGTTGCCTGCTCGGCGCTCAAAGTGAGTTATCGTCAGAAGCTGCGTGAATGCGCACCGGAGGGGTTGGCCTTCGTCCATCTCCATGGAAGCGAGGCGGTGCTGGCGGAACGGATGCAGCACCGCACCGGCCACTTCATGCCTGCGTCCTTGTTGAAGACCCAGCTCGCAACCCTGGAAGATCCGACCGGCGAGGCGAAGACCGTGACGGTCGACATCGACCAGTCGCTGGACGCAATCGTCGATGAGGCGCTTGGCGCCCTCGGCAGGATGTAG
- a CDS encoding isovaleryl-CoA dehydrogenase gives MYQGGLSFALGDDIDALRDSVRRFASERIAPLAEETDRSNAFPAPLWREMGELGVLGITADEAYGGAGMGYLAHCVAMEEISRASASVGLSYGAHSNLCVNQINRNGSPAQKAKYLPKLISGEHVGALAMSEPGAGSDVVSMTLKADKRGDRYVLNGNKMWITNGPDADVLVVYAKTDPAAGPRGITAFLVERGFAGFSTGQKLDKLGMRGSNTCELIFRDCQVPEENVLGAEGRGVNVLMSGLDYERVVLSAGPLGIMAACLDVVVPYLHERKQFGQPIGEFQLMQGKLADMYVTMNAARAYVYAVAAACDRGETARKDAAGCILYAAEKATALALEAIQALGGNGYTNDYPAGRLLRDAKLYEIGAGTSEIRRMLIGRELFAETK, from the coding sequence ATGTATCAAGGTGGACTGAGTTTCGCCCTCGGCGATGACATCGACGCGCTGCGCGACAGCGTACGCCGGTTTGCGAGCGAACGGATCGCGCCACTCGCGGAAGAGACGGACCGGAGCAATGCGTTTCCCGCGCCCCTCTGGCGGGAGATGGGAGAGCTCGGCGTGCTCGGCATCACCGCCGACGAGGCCTATGGTGGTGCCGGCATGGGATACCTCGCCCATTGCGTCGCGATGGAGGAAATCAGCCGCGCATCGGCCTCCGTCGGCCTAAGCTACGGCGCCCACTCCAATCTCTGCGTCAACCAGATCAATCGCAACGGCAGCCCCGCGCAAAAGGCCAAATATCTGCCGAAGCTCATTTCCGGCGAACATGTCGGTGCGCTCGCCATGTCCGAACCGGGTGCCGGCTCCGACGTGGTCTCGATGACGCTCAAGGCCGACAAGCGTGGCGACCGCTACGTGCTGAACGGCAACAAGATGTGGATCACCAATGGCCCGGACGCCGATGTACTGGTGGTCTATGCCAAGACCGATCCGGCCGCCGGCCCGCGCGGCATCACCGCCTTCCTCGTCGAAAGGGGTTTCGCCGGCTTCTCGACCGGCCAGAAGCTCGACAAGCTCGGCATGCGCGGCTCCAACACCTGCGAACTCATATTCAGGGACTGCCAGGTGCCGGAGGAAAACGTGCTCGGCGCGGAAGGCCGCGGTGTCAACGTCCTGATGTCCGGCCTCGACTATGAGCGCGTGGTGCTGTCGGCCGGGCCGCTCGGCATCATGGCGGCTTGCCTCGATGTCGTCGTCCCCTATCTCCATGAACGCAAGCAGTTCGGCCAGCCGATCGGCGAGTTCCAGTTGATGCAGGGAAAGCTTGCCGACATGTACGTGACGATGAATGCGGCGCGCGCCTATGTCTATGCGGTGGCGGCAGCGTGCGACCGCGGCGAAACCGCGCGCAAGGATGCCGCCGGCTGCATCCTCTATGCGGCGGAAAAGGCGACCGCACTGGCGCTCGAGGCGATCCAGGCGCTTGGGGGCAACGGCTACACCAACGACTACCCGGCCGGCCGCCTGCTGCGTGACGCCAAGCTCTACGAGATCGGCGCCGGCACGAGCGAGATCCGCCGGATGCTGATCGGGCGCGAGCTGTTCGCGGAAACGAAATAG